The Aptenodytes patagonicus chromosome 27, bAptPat1.pri.cur, whole genome shotgun sequence genome contains a region encoding:
- the LIMA1 gene encoding LIM domain and actin-binding protein 1 isoform X1, whose amino-acid sequence MEPSPFNRRQWTSQSLKITAKELSLVNKNKSSALVERFSKYQKAAEEATAEKKRSNTENLPPHFKRGNLSILKKKWENPVLGTESQKETLRSSCAEVRHKVASPGLGVGSSPASSPDAEQTPGAGATSDAQAPSSTPGQLQRPGGDSRKFKSHSPESGKMENCLRESREVEKPEASENTDSSGKIEKYSVPLNKLKMMFEKGEATQTKVPRDQRKTAVGRRISENSLSSEDFDVGQGEKSHSTSVLFPGHLVDTSPALSPDKAETKKSLEMPRLTETSIKDRLAKYQAAVSKQGSSTGLITTNEIQASESELKNYKSEQKENMPPSLEDSISYQDGEKASVGENSLSFHSGLLEDGSVGQNLESKTEVQKPVSTKQQNFGSKPAGQTDASLSKGVKKFQLPMKETCVGCQKTVYPMERLFANQQVFHISCFRCSYCNSKLSLGTYASLRGNIYCKPHFNQLFKSKGNYDEGFGHKQHKELWAGKTEREESLEKSVHGVYATESPQSPGVEDAPIAKVGVLAASMEAKASALPEREERPAETKKLRIAWPPPSDQGIQGSALDEGIKVFKPKWPPEEEISKPDVLEDVDLDLKKLRRTSSLKERSRPFTVAASFRTVSVKGHKTENSSSPSKAERDTSKRSEELEREIVVDKKQKEKKVENRNIQSAEERNVEEERELSGIKTVEHNFVENGQVNAETDEEEHAMEEQEIPNEEFLEPNSPKHSSLANVVTAKESSPNQNRKSQDVGFWEGEDMEDLSVEEQIKRNRYYEEDDEE is encoded by the exons ATGGAGCCTTCCCCGTTTAATAGAAGACAATGGACTTCACAGTCTCTGAAAATCACTGCGAAAGAGCTTTCTCTAGTCAACAAGAATAAGTCATCAGCTCTTGTGGAGAGGTTCTCCAA GTATCAGAAAGCGGCTGAAGAAGCCACTGCTGAGAAGAAAAGAAGT AACACAGAAAATCTTCCCCCTCATTTTAAAAGGGGGAATCTGAGCATACTGAAGAAGAAGTGGGAGAATCCAGTGCTGGGAACGGAGTCTCAGAAGGAAACGCTACGAAGCAGCTGTGCTGAGGTTAGGCACAAGGTCGCCAGCCCTGGGCTCGGAGTCGGGAGCAGCCCTGCTTCTTCCCCAGACGCGGAGCAAACCCCGGGGGCTGGTGCTACATCTGACGCCCAGGCCCCTTCCAGCACCCCTGGCCAGCTGCAGCGTCCTGGTGGTGACAGCAGAAAGTTTAAAAGCCACTCACCAGAGAGCGGTAAAATGGAAAACTGTCTGAGAGAGTCCAGAGAAGTGGAAAAGCCTGAAGCCAGCGAAAACACGGACTCTTCGGGGAAGATCGAGAAATACAGCGTTCCGCTGAACAAGCTCAAGATGATGTTTGAAAAGGGTGAAGCGACTCAGACCAAG GTCCCTAGAGACCAGAGGAAGACAGCAGTCGGTAGGAGGATTTCTGAAAACAGCCTCTCTTCAGAGGACTTTGATGTTGGCCAAGGAGAGAAGAGCCATAGTACATCAG TTCTTTTTCCAGGGCATCTTGTAGATACTAGTCCAGCACTCAGCCCAGATAAGGCAGAGACCAAGAAAAGCCTGGAGATGCCTCGCTTAACAGAAACTTCAATAAAGGATAGGCTGGCGAAGTATCAGGCAGCTGTGTCCAAGCAGGGCAGTTCCACAGGCCTCATTACCACA AATGAGATTCAAGCCAGTGAAAGTGAACTCAAGAATTACAAATCTGAGCAGAAGGAGAATATGCCACCAAGTCTTGAGGACTCCATTTCCTATCAGGATGGGGAGAAG GCTTCTGTAGGTGAGAACAGCTTGTCTTTCCACTCTGGTCTTCTAGAGGATGGCAGTG TTGGACAAAACTTGGAGAGCAAGACAGAAGTTCAGAAACCTGTCAGCACAAAGCAGCAAAACTTTGGTTCTAAACCTGCTGGCCAGACAGATGCATCTCTGTCAAAAGGAGTGAAG AAATTTCAGTTGCCAATGAAGGAAACCTGTGTTGGGTGTCAGAAGACTGTGTACCCAATGGAAAGGCTCTTTGCCAACCAGCAGGTGTTTCACATCAGCTGTTTCCGCTGTTCCTATTGCAACAGTAAACTCAG TCTTGGGACATATGCATCTCTGCGTGGGAATATTTACTGCAAGCCTCACTTCAATCAGCTCTTCAAATCTAAAGGCAATTATGATGAAGGCTTTGGACACAAACAGCATAAGGAATTATGGGCAGGCAAAACTGAACGTGAAGAATCCCTGGAGAAATCTGTCCACGGTGTATATGCAACAGAAAGTCCGCAAAGCCCAGGCGTGGAGGATGCCCCAATTGCAAAAGTAGGAGTTCTGGCAGCAAGCATGGAAGCAAAAGCTTCAGCTTTGCCTGAAAGAGAAGAGAGaccagcagaaacaaaaaagctcAGGATTGCCTGGCCGCCTCCATCTGACCAAGGTATTCAAGGAAGTGCCTTAGATGAGGGCATCAAAGTATTCAAACCCAAATGGCCCCCGGAAGAAGAGATTTCCAAGCCAGATGTGCTGGAGGATGTGGATCTGGATCTCAAAAAGTTAAGAAGAACTTCCTCACTGAAGGAAAGAAGTCGTCCCTTTACAGTAGCAGCCTCGTTTAGAACAGTATCTGTTAAAGGCCATAAAACAGAGAATTCATCTTCTCCTTCTAAGGCAGAGAGAGACACGTCGAAAAGAAgcgaggaactggagagagagatCGTGGTagacaaaaagcaaaaggaaaagaaggttgAGAATAGAAACATCCAGAGTGCTGAAGAGAGAAATGTAGAGGAAGAACGGGAATTGTCTGGTATCAAAACGGTAGAGCATAACTTTGTAGAAAATGGCCAGGTGAATGCAGAGACAGATGAGGAAGAACATGCTATGGAAGAGCAAGAAATTCCAAATGAAGAATTCCTTGAACCAAATTCTCCTAAGCATTCCAGCTTAGCCAATGTTGTGACTGCTAAGGAATCATCTCCTAACCAGAATCGCAAATCCCAAGATGTTGGTTTCTGGGAGGGTGAAGATATGGAAGATCTATCTGTGGAAGAACAGATCAAAAGGAATCGTTACtatgaagaagatgatgaagaatAA
- the LIMA1 gene encoding LIM domain and actin-binding protein 1 isoform X2: MEPSPFNRRQWTSQSLKITAKELSLVNKNKSSALVERFSKYQKAAEEATAEKKRSNTENLPPHFKRGNLSILKKKWENPVLGTESQKETLRSSCAEVRHKVASPGLGVGSSPASSPDAEQTPGAGATSDAQAPSSTPGQLQRPGGDSRKFKSHSPESGKMENCLRESREVEKPEASENTDSSGKIEKYSVPLNKLKMMFEKGEATQTKVPRDQRKTAVGRRISENSLSSEDFDVGQGEKSHSTSGHLVDTSPALSPDKAETKKSLEMPRLTETSIKDRLAKYQAAVSKQGSSTGLITTNEIQASESELKNYKSEQKENMPPSLEDSISYQDGEKASVGENSLSFHSGLLEDGSVGQNLESKTEVQKPVSTKQQNFGSKPAGQTDASLSKGVKKFQLPMKETCVGCQKTVYPMERLFANQQVFHISCFRCSYCNSKLSLGTYASLRGNIYCKPHFNQLFKSKGNYDEGFGHKQHKELWAGKTEREESLEKSVHGVYATESPQSPGVEDAPIAKVGVLAASMEAKASALPEREERPAETKKLRIAWPPPSDQGIQGSALDEGIKVFKPKWPPEEEISKPDVLEDVDLDLKKLRRTSSLKERSRPFTVAASFRTVSVKGHKTENSSSPSKAERDTSKRSEELEREIVVDKKQKEKKVENRNIQSAEERNVEEERELSGIKTVEHNFVENGQVNAETDEEEHAMEEQEIPNEEFLEPNSPKHSSLANVVTAKESSPNQNRKSQDVGFWEGEDMEDLSVEEQIKRNRYYEEDDEE; the protein is encoded by the exons ATGGAGCCTTCCCCGTTTAATAGAAGACAATGGACTTCACAGTCTCTGAAAATCACTGCGAAAGAGCTTTCTCTAGTCAACAAGAATAAGTCATCAGCTCTTGTGGAGAGGTTCTCCAA GTATCAGAAAGCGGCTGAAGAAGCCACTGCTGAGAAGAAAAGAAGT AACACAGAAAATCTTCCCCCTCATTTTAAAAGGGGGAATCTGAGCATACTGAAGAAGAAGTGGGAGAATCCAGTGCTGGGAACGGAGTCTCAGAAGGAAACGCTACGAAGCAGCTGTGCTGAGGTTAGGCACAAGGTCGCCAGCCCTGGGCTCGGAGTCGGGAGCAGCCCTGCTTCTTCCCCAGACGCGGAGCAAACCCCGGGGGCTGGTGCTACATCTGACGCCCAGGCCCCTTCCAGCACCCCTGGCCAGCTGCAGCGTCCTGGTGGTGACAGCAGAAAGTTTAAAAGCCACTCACCAGAGAGCGGTAAAATGGAAAACTGTCTGAGAGAGTCCAGAGAAGTGGAAAAGCCTGAAGCCAGCGAAAACACGGACTCTTCGGGGAAGATCGAGAAATACAGCGTTCCGCTGAACAAGCTCAAGATGATGTTTGAAAAGGGTGAAGCGACTCAGACCAAG GTCCCTAGAGACCAGAGGAAGACAGCAGTCGGTAGGAGGATTTCTGAAAACAGCCTCTCTTCAGAGGACTTTGATGTTGGCCAAGGAGAGAAGAGCCATAGTACATCAG GGCATCTTGTAGATACTAGTCCAGCACTCAGCCCAGATAAGGCAGAGACCAAGAAAAGCCTGGAGATGCCTCGCTTAACAGAAACTTCAATAAAGGATAGGCTGGCGAAGTATCAGGCAGCTGTGTCCAAGCAGGGCAGTTCCACAGGCCTCATTACCACA AATGAGATTCAAGCCAGTGAAAGTGAACTCAAGAATTACAAATCTGAGCAGAAGGAGAATATGCCACCAAGTCTTGAGGACTCCATTTCCTATCAGGATGGGGAGAAG GCTTCTGTAGGTGAGAACAGCTTGTCTTTCCACTCTGGTCTTCTAGAGGATGGCAGTG TTGGACAAAACTTGGAGAGCAAGACAGAAGTTCAGAAACCTGTCAGCACAAAGCAGCAAAACTTTGGTTCTAAACCTGCTGGCCAGACAGATGCATCTCTGTCAAAAGGAGTGAAG AAATTTCAGTTGCCAATGAAGGAAACCTGTGTTGGGTGTCAGAAGACTGTGTACCCAATGGAAAGGCTCTTTGCCAACCAGCAGGTGTTTCACATCAGCTGTTTCCGCTGTTCCTATTGCAACAGTAAACTCAG TCTTGGGACATATGCATCTCTGCGTGGGAATATTTACTGCAAGCCTCACTTCAATCAGCTCTTCAAATCTAAAGGCAATTATGATGAAGGCTTTGGACACAAACAGCATAAGGAATTATGGGCAGGCAAAACTGAACGTGAAGAATCCCTGGAGAAATCTGTCCACGGTGTATATGCAACAGAAAGTCCGCAAAGCCCAGGCGTGGAGGATGCCCCAATTGCAAAAGTAGGAGTTCTGGCAGCAAGCATGGAAGCAAAAGCTTCAGCTTTGCCTGAAAGAGAAGAGAGaccagcagaaacaaaaaagctcAGGATTGCCTGGCCGCCTCCATCTGACCAAGGTATTCAAGGAAGTGCCTTAGATGAGGGCATCAAAGTATTCAAACCCAAATGGCCCCCGGAAGAAGAGATTTCCAAGCCAGATGTGCTGGAGGATGTGGATCTGGATCTCAAAAAGTTAAGAAGAACTTCCTCACTGAAGGAAAGAAGTCGTCCCTTTACAGTAGCAGCCTCGTTTAGAACAGTATCTGTTAAAGGCCATAAAACAGAGAATTCATCTTCTCCTTCTAAGGCAGAGAGAGACACGTCGAAAAGAAgcgaggaactggagagagagatCGTGGTagacaaaaagcaaaaggaaaagaaggttgAGAATAGAAACATCCAGAGTGCTGAAGAGAGAAATGTAGAGGAAGAACGGGAATTGTCTGGTATCAAAACGGTAGAGCATAACTTTGTAGAAAATGGCCAGGTGAATGCAGAGACAGATGAGGAAGAACATGCTATGGAAGAGCAAGAAATTCCAAATGAAGAATTCCTTGAACCAAATTCTCCTAAGCATTCCAGCTTAGCCAATGTTGTGACTGCTAAGGAATCATCTCCTAACCAGAATCGCAAATCCCAAGATGTTGGTTTCTGGGAGGGTGAAGATATGGAAGATCTATCTGTGGAAGAACAGATCAAAAGGAATCGTTACtatgaagaagatgatgaagaatAA